One region of Cystobacter ferrugineus genomic DNA includes:
- a CDS encoding alpha-amylase family glycosyl hydrolase: MSTSKINSAQRNGTAGLKDARAGDGAARPANTVLPGGKAEGKALGARAAPDASGRPVGGRDTSSFETLSRKGGSAVGAAAAVAVNKAPRSVPVKRTVTLVYDAGPHSKLTNLQVKGSWDASGKYSAQWNERPLAMKPLGEGRWGVTVELSDDGLPHDWEWGVIADGPSGKGQWAVMGEGNLKLDVTKPTASYAPTTYHKMGARRSGEDAAFTFYAGNARSVQVKVTDRQGRVERFPMTRDEEGNWSTQVPGRWKDLLGKSYVYEVVDSAGATSERPDPYAREMMGEQRGLDRMYLDARTGQEVNRYASGARELMRFDIDDHGDAESAYLVLKDANGRTLKKDELLARLGDFDTTLVDKLRAGGANDFWSKNIEADGRIRMTNQGGAWTTLVNDPAKLVGLRYEFQVYEKDAQGRLKLRHDGNGDGRLSDAERVGAPINDPWSDRITEGSGVTFRGSVITDPASFEWKHDSVPREKDQAKWVVYQLHAGSFLGKGGNANRSTLEDLTAKLDYFKKLGVNTLELLPVNEVEGARNWGYLGVNSLATESALGFEDENGRWVSGPEAMKRFIDEAHKKGLNVISDVVYNHVFGDYNGLWNVGGEDNPYFNWAQDTGGYEQRETPWGAVPAYSNPKVKQFFVDHAVAQMEELHFDGLRFDFTEPIKGTGGQDGWELLREINRQVHYYNPDAWTVAEQFDYDPSITQPARADGTGGGFDAQWYTEFQHRLVRDNDKPGIIQAAARGMKTDMDAFMSMLTNPRGLDGWKSALSIISNHDEVGNAERTMNTAEGATPTEFPDQWSRGAARFAAGIGMAGPGIPMFFQGDEFGAQNDFRWGNPSTWDSDWDWASLGKDWNWEKVTFNDARKKDYERLYTLTPEKRVKDAAYQGLSAEDRKVFESLAALPAHQRTDAMLDITKKQSFRFYRDAIALRQSSPAFRADAEVKRVYTHNDDSVMAFTRKSGGEEYLVVGSMNRQNLEGYALPLPPGNWKEVLNSDAAAYGGGNFGNGGGTLGGGNTKVNIPAAGYVVLKRV; this comes from the coding sequence ATGAGCACGTCGAAGATCAATTCCGCGCAGAGGAATGGGACTGCTGGCCTCAAGGACGCGAGGGCGGGGGACGGGGCGGCTCGTCCGGCGAACACGGTGCTGCCCGGGGGGAAGGCGGAGGGGAAGGCGTTGGGGGCGCGGGCGGCGCCGGATGCGTCAGGGCGTCCGGTGGGGGGCCGGGACACGTCTTCGTTCGAGACGCTCTCCAGGAAGGGCGGGAGCGCGGTGGGGGCGGCGGCGGCCGTGGCGGTGAACAAGGCGCCGCGGAGCGTGCCGGTGAAGCGCACGGTGACGCTGGTCTACGACGCGGGTCCGCACAGCAAGCTCACGAACCTGCAGGTGAAGGGGAGCTGGGACGCGAGCGGGAAGTACAGCGCGCAGTGGAACGAGCGTCCCCTGGCGATGAAGCCGCTGGGGGAGGGCAGGTGGGGCGTGACGGTGGAGCTGAGCGACGATGGCCTGCCCCACGATTGGGAGTGGGGGGTGATTGCGGATGGCCCCTCGGGCAAGGGCCAGTGGGCGGTGATGGGGGAGGGCAACCTGAAGCTGGACGTGACGAAGCCCACGGCCAGCTACGCGCCGACGACGTACCACAAGATGGGGGCACGGCGTTCGGGGGAGGACGCGGCGTTCACGTTCTACGCGGGCAACGCGAGGAGCGTGCAGGTGAAGGTGACGGACCGGCAGGGGCGGGTGGAGCGCTTCCCGATGACGCGGGACGAGGAGGGCAACTGGTCGACGCAGGTGCCGGGCCGGTGGAAGGACTTGCTGGGCAAGTCCTACGTCTACGAGGTGGTGGACTCGGCGGGCGCCACGAGCGAGCGGCCGGATCCCTACGCGCGGGAGATGATGGGGGAGCAGCGGGGACTGGACCGGATGTACCTGGATGCGAGGACGGGCCAGGAGGTGAACCGCTACGCGTCGGGAGCGCGGGAGCTGATGCGCTTCGACATCGACGACCATGGAGACGCGGAGAGCGCGTACCTGGTGTTGAAGGACGCGAATGGCAGGACGTTGAAGAAGGACGAGCTCCTGGCGAGGCTGGGCGACTTCGACACCACGCTGGTGGACAAGCTGCGGGCCGGGGGGGCCAACGACTTCTGGTCGAAGAACATCGAGGCGGACGGGCGCATCCGCATGACGAACCAGGGGGGCGCGTGGACGACGCTGGTGAACGACCCGGCGAAGCTGGTGGGCCTGCGCTACGAGTTCCAGGTCTACGAGAAGGACGCCCAGGGGCGGTTGAAGCTGCGCCATGACGGCAATGGGGATGGGCGGCTGAGCGACGCGGAGCGCGTGGGCGCGCCCATCAACGATCCCTGGAGCGACCGCATCACCGAGGGCAGTGGCGTGACGTTCCGGGGCTCGGTCATCACGGACCCGGCGAGCTTCGAGTGGAAGCACGACAGCGTGCCGCGGGAGAAGGACCAGGCGAAGTGGGTGGTGTACCAGCTTCACGCGGGCAGCTTCCTGGGGAAGGGGGGCAACGCGAACCGCTCGACGCTGGAGGACCTGACGGCGAAGCTGGACTACTTCAAGAAGCTGGGGGTGAACACGCTCGAGCTCTTGCCGGTGAACGAGGTGGAGGGGGCGCGCAACTGGGGCTACCTCGGGGTGAACAGCCTGGCGACGGAGAGCGCGTTGGGCTTCGAGGACGAGAACGGCAGGTGGGTGAGCGGGCCGGAGGCGATGAAGCGCTTCATCGACGAGGCGCACAAGAAGGGGCTGAACGTCATCTCGGACGTGGTCTACAACCACGTGTTCGGCGACTACAACGGCCTGTGGAACGTGGGGGGCGAGGACAACCCGTACTTCAACTGGGCGCAGGACACGGGCGGCTACGAGCAGCGGGAGACGCCGTGGGGGGCGGTGCCGGCGTACTCCAACCCGAAGGTGAAGCAGTTCTTCGTGGACCACGCGGTGGCGCAGATGGAGGAGCTGCACTTCGACGGGCTGCGCTTCGACTTCACCGAGCCCATCAAGGGCACGGGGGGCCAGGACGGCTGGGAGCTGCTGCGGGAGATCAACCGGCAGGTGCACTACTACAACCCGGACGCGTGGACGGTGGCGGAGCAGTTCGACTACGACCCGAGCATCACGCAGCCGGCGCGGGCGGACGGCACGGGAGGGGGCTTCGACGCGCAGTGGTACACGGAGTTCCAGCACCGGCTGGTGCGAGACAACGACAAACCGGGAATCATCCAGGCGGCGGCGAGGGGGATGAAGACGGACATGGACGCGTTCATGTCGATGCTGACGAACCCGCGGGGGCTCGACGGGTGGAAGAGCGCGCTGTCCATCATCTCGAACCATGACGAGGTGGGGAACGCGGAGCGGACGATGAACACGGCCGAGGGGGCCACGCCCACGGAGTTCCCGGACCAGTGGTCGCGAGGCGCGGCGAGGTTCGCGGCGGGAATCGGGATGGCGGGGCCTGGCATTCCGATGTTCTTCCAGGGGGACGAGTTCGGAGCGCAGAACGACTTCCGTTGGGGCAATCCGTCCACGTGGGACAGTGACTGGGATTGGGCGTCGTTGGGGAAGGACTGGAACTGGGAGAAGGTGACGTTCAACGACGCGCGCAAGAAGGACTACGAGCGGCTGTACACGCTGACGCCAGAGAAGCGAGTGAAGGACGCGGCGTACCAGGGGTTGTCGGCGGAGGACCGGAAGGTCTTCGAGAGCCTGGCGGCGCTGCCGGCGCATCAGCGGACGGACGCGATGTTGGACATCACGAAGAAGCAGAGCTTCCGTTTCTACCGGGACGCGATCGCGCTGAGGCAGTCGAGTCCGGCCTTCCGCGCGGATGCGGAGGTGAAGCGGGTGTACACGCACAACGACGACTCGGTGATGGCGTTCACGCGCAAGTCGGGTGGAGAGGAGTACCTGGTGGTGGGGAGCATGAACCGCCAGAACCTCGAGGGCTACGCGCTGCCGCTGCCTCCGGGGAACTGGAAGGAAGTGCTGAACAGCGACGCCGCGGCGTACGGCGGGGGGAACTTCGGTAATGGCGGGGGTACCTTGGGTGGAGGGAACACGAAGGTGAACATCCCGGCGGCGGGATACGTGGTGCTCAAGCGAGTGTAG
- a CDS encoding CsbD family protein, producing MGEWTDKTKGKVKETVGVATGDRELEAEGKSDTFKGHVKEKIEDAKRVIKDAVDGEPRRSEP from the coding sequence ATGGGTGAGTGGACGGACAAGACGAAGGGGAAGGTGAAGGAGACCGTCGGTGTGGCCACGGGAGACCGTGAGCTGGAAGCCGAGGGGAAGAGCGACACCTTCAAGGGCCACGTGAAGGAGAAGATCGAGGACGCCAAGCGCGTCATCAAGGACGCGGTGGATGGAGAGCCGCGGCGCAGCGAGCCGTAG
- the glnII gene encoding glutamine synthetase GlnII: MRKVMAEYIWIDGQKPTAKLRSKMKVVEVPEIKSLSDLPDWGFDGSSTYQAEGKKSDLLLKPVRYIPNPLRPGTADVLVMCEVMNQDGSPHPSNTRAPLRAVAEKYASHETWFGLEQEYTLFEGNRPLGWPEKGFPAPQGGYYCGVGSDEVFGRELVEAHAEACLRAGLHLNGTNAEVMPAQWEFQIGPVPALEMGDELWFARWLLYRMGEDYGISATLHPKPVKGDWNGAGCHTNVSTKAMREPGGLKVIEAACEKLRARHEAHIAVYGAHNVERLTGQHETAPINVFRYGNSDRGSSIRIPMGTVNEGKGYFEDRRPAANCDPYEVCRIMLETICS; encoded by the coding sequence ATGCGCAAGGTGATGGCGGAGTACATCTGGATCGACGGTCAGAAGCCGACGGCGAAGCTGCGCTCCAAGATGAAGGTGGTGGAGGTTCCGGAGATCAAGAGCCTCTCGGACTTGCCGGACTGGGGCTTTGACGGCTCGAGCACCTACCAGGCCGAGGGCAAGAAGAGCGACCTGTTGCTCAAGCCGGTGCGCTACATCCCCAACCCGCTGCGCCCGGGCACGGCGGACGTGCTGGTGATGTGCGAGGTGATGAACCAGGATGGCTCTCCCCATCCGAGCAACACGCGCGCGCCCCTGCGTGCGGTGGCCGAGAAGTACGCCTCGCACGAGACGTGGTTCGGCCTGGAGCAGGAGTACACGCTCTTCGAGGGCAACCGTCCGCTGGGCTGGCCGGAGAAGGGTTTCCCGGCGCCGCAGGGCGGCTACTACTGTGGCGTGGGCAGTGACGAGGTGTTTGGCCGCGAGCTGGTGGAGGCGCACGCCGAGGCGTGTCTGCGCGCGGGCCTGCACCTCAACGGCACCAACGCCGAGGTGATGCCCGCGCAGTGGGAGTTCCAGATTGGCCCGGTGCCGGCGCTGGAGATGGGCGACGAGCTGTGGTTCGCGCGCTGGCTGCTCTACCGGATGGGCGAGGACTACGGCATCAGCGCCACGCTGCACCCCAAGCCGGTGAAGGGCGACTGGAACGGCGCGGGCTGCCACACCAACGTGAGCACCAAGGCGATGCGCGAGCCGGGTGGCCTGAAGGTCATCGAGGCGGCGTGCGAGAAGCTGCGCGCGCGGCACGAGGCGCACATCGCGGTGTACGGCGCGCACAACGTGGAGCGCCTGACGGGCCAGCACGAGACGGCGCCCATCAATGTCTTCCGTTACGGCAACAGTGACCGCGGCTCGTCCATCCGCATCCCGATGGGGACGGTGAACGAGGGCAAGGGTTACTTCGAGGATCGTCGTCCGGCCGCCAACTGCGACCCGTACGAGGTCTGCCGCATCATGCTCGAGACGATCTGCAGCTGA
- a CDS encoding sigma-54 interaction domain-containing protein: MAKRVDEQTGEHAALASLLEVSQALAGAHDLRVALHRVLERIERYHGVVRGTVTLMDPDTQELYIEASIGLSAEGRDARYKLGEGITGRVVQSGKPVVVPEVSREPLFLHRAFGGRKNGTQEYSFICVPILLNRKPVGAFGVDLVYDKERDFTEETRLFGVIASMIGQALAAHQLLEDERKKLLEENTTLRQELRERYDFSNIIGTSGPMRQVYEQIHQVARTNTTVLIRGESGTGKELIAHALHYNSTRAKKPFIKVNCAALPETLIESELFGYEKGAFTGAQTRKRGRFELAEGGTLFLDEIGEINLATQVKLLRVLQEREFERVGGTETIKANVRLIAATNKDLETAITEKTFREDLYYRLNVFTLFIPPLRERKSDLLLLADHFVAKYAHEHGKNIRRISTPAIDMLVSYHWPGNVRELENIIERSVLVCDGNAIHGHHLPPTLQTAEASETVTNTSLADAVQQFEKDLILDALKTSRGNRAKAARLLRTTERIINYKVSKYDIDCSRFQG; this comes from the coding sequence ATGGCGAAGCGAGTGGACGAACAGACGGGTGAACACGCGGCGCTGGCGAGCCTGTTGGAGGTGAGCCAGGCGCTCGCGGGAGCCCATGACTTGAGGGTCGCCCTGCACCGGGTGCTCGAGCGCATCGAGCGCTACCACGGCGTGGTGCGCGGCACCGTGACGTTGATGGACCCGGACACCCAGGAGCTCTACATCGAGGCGTCCATCGGTTTGAGCGCCGAGGGCCGCGACGCCCGCTACAAGCTGGGCGAGGGCATCACCGGCCGCGTGGTGCAGAGCGGCAAGCCGGTCGTCGTCCCCGAGGTCAGCCGCGAGCCGCTCTTCCTCCACCGGGCCTTCGGCGGCCGCAAGAACGGCACCCAGGAGTACTCCTTCATCTGCGTGCCCATCCTCCTCAACCGCAAGCCCGTGGGCGCCTTCGGCGTGGACCTCGTCTACGACAAGGAGCGCGACTTCACCGAGGAGACGCGCCTGTTCGGCGTCATCGCCTCCATGATTGGACAGGCGCTCGCCGCGCACCAGCTCCTGGAGGACGAGCGCAAGAAGCTGCTCGAGGAGAACACCACCCTGCGCCAGGAGCTGCGCGAGCGCTACGACTTCTCCAACATCATCGGGACGAGCGGCCCCATGCGCCAGGTGTACGAGCAGATCCACCAGGTCGCTCGCACCAACACCACCGTGCTCATCCGCGGCGAGTCCGGCACCGGCAAGGAGCTCATCGCCCACGCCCTGCACTACAACTCCACCCGCGCCAAGAAGCCCTTCATCAAGGTCAACTGCGCCGCCCTGCCCGAAACCCTCATCGAGTCCGAGCTCTTCGGCTACGAGAAGGGCGCCTTCACCGGCGCCCAGACGCGCAAGCGCGGCCGCTTCGAGCTCGCCGAGGGCGGCACCCTCTTCCTCGACGAGATTGGGGAAATCAACCTCGCCACCCAGGTGAAGCTCTTGCGCGTGCTCCAGGAGCGCGAGTTCGAGCGCGTCGGCGGCACCGAGACCATCAAGGCCAACGTGCGCCTCATCGCCGCCACCAACAAGGACCTGGAGACGGCCATCACCGAGAAGACCTTCCGCGAGGACCTCTACTACCGCCTCAACGTCTTCACCCTCTTCATCCCGCCCCTGCGCGAGCGCAAGAGCGACCTCCTGCTCCTCGCCGACCACTTCGTCGCCAAGTACGCCCACGAGCACGGCAAGAACATCCGCCGCATCTCCACCCCCGCCATCGACATGCTCGTGAGCTACCACTGGCCCGGCAACGTGCGCGAGCTGGAGAACATCATCGAGCGCTCCGTGCTCGTCTGCGACGGCAACGCCATCCACGGCCACCACCTGCCCCCCACCCTCCAGACCGCCGAGGCCTCCGAGACGGTCACCAACACCTCGCTCGCCGATGCCGTCCAGCAGTTCGAGAAGGACCTCATCCTCGATGCGCTGAAGACCTCCCGCGGCAACCGCGCCAAGGCCGCCCGCCTGCTGCGCACCACCGAGCGCATCATCAATTACAAGGTGTCCAAGTACGACATCGACTGCTCGCGCTTCCAGGGATAG
- a CDS encoding SPFH domain-containing protein — METVVLCSVFGMVGVCALLFGCYRRAREGEALVLVRGGEPTRVCFGGTWVWPGLERVEVLDLSVRKVVVERRGQQGLSCRDGIRVDLRATFLVKVPRDEAGVLRVAREVGCARANQPGEVHALLEERFASALAQSVGTFNFDELVADRGLFIDHVGIEVGTELLGFQLERMSLGRLEQTPLDQLDPTNVLDAQGIQKLAERASQLAADSVGPWSDLEAAVPPREGGEEELMHEEELMREVERALADPTRRN; from the coding sequence GTGGAAACCGTCGTCCTGTGCTCTGTATTTGGCATGGTGGGCGTGTGCGCGCTGCTGTTCGGGTGCTACCGCCGGGCGCGGGAGGGCGAGGCGCTGGTGCTGGTGCGCGGAGGCGAGCCCACGCGGGTGTGCTTCGGGGGCACGTGGGTGTGGCCGGGGCTGGAGCGCGTGGAGGTATTGGATCTCTCGGTGCGCAAGGTGGTGGTGGAGCGCCGGGGGCAGCAGGGCCTGTCGTGCCGGGACGGCATCCGGGTGGACCTGCGGGCCACGTTCCTGGTGAAGGTGCCGCGTGACGAGGCGGGAGTGCTGCGGGTGGCGCGCGAGGTGGGGTGCGCGAGGGCGAACCAGCCCGGCGAGGTGCATGCGCTGCTGGAGGAGCGCTTCGCGAGCGCGCTGGCGCAGTCGGTGGGCACGTTCAACTTCGACGAGCTGGTGGCGGACCGGGGCCTCTTCATCGACCATGTGGGCATCGAGGTGGGCACCGAGCTGCTGGGCTTTCAGTTGGAGCGCATGTCGCTGGGCCGGCTGGAGCAGACGCCGTTGGATCAACTGGATCCGACGAACGTGCTGGATGCGCAGGGCATCCAGAAGCTGGCCGAGCGCGCCTCGCAGCTCGCCGCGGACTCGGTGGGGCCGTGGTCCGACCTGGAGGCCGCGGTGCCTCCGAGGGAGGGCGGCGAGGAGGAGCTGATGCACGAGGAGGAGCTGATGCGCGAGGTGGAGCGGGCGCTGGCGGACCCCACGCGGCGCAACTGA
- the def gene encoding peptide deformylase, which produces MARDIVIWPNKVLSTPTKPVTDFGESLTKLLDEMFEAMKEAEGIGIAANQIGVPLRLSWVGREDGTFFEIINPQILEKSGPVTLEEGCLSVPDLFEKTPRFHKVKVKYQDRTGAWHELEAEGKLAHVLQHEIGHLDGFVFVDLLSGLKRGLAMEKMKKLQKALKRRKNEDE; this is translated from the coding sequence ATGGCTCGGGACATCGTCATCTGGCCGAACAAGGTTCTCAGCACGCCGACCAAACCCGTGACGGACTTCGGGGAGAGCCTCACGAAGCTGCTGGACGAGATGTTCGAGGCCATGAAGGAGGCGGAGGGGATTGGCATCGCGGCCAACCAGATCGGGGTGCCCCTGCGCCTGTCCTGGGTGGGCCGGGAGGACGGGACGTTCTTCGAGATCATCAACCCCCAGATATTGGAGAAGTCGGGGCCGGTGACGCTGGAGGAGGGCTGTCTGTCGGTGCCGGACCTGTTCGAGAAGACGCCGCGCTTCCACAAGGTGAAGGTGAAGTACCAGGACCGGACGGGGGCGTGGCACGAGCTGGAAGCGGAGGGGAAGCTCGCGCACGTGCTGCAGCATGAGATCGGGCACCTGGACGGCTTCGTCTTCGTGGACCTGCTGTCGGGGCTCAAGCGGGGCCTGGCCATGGAGAAGATGAAGAAGCTGCAGAAGGCGCTCAAGCGTCGGAAGAACGAGGACGAGTAG
- a CDS encoding 5'-nucleotidase C-terminal domain-containing protein produces MPWEREASGEAGRGLTVEGGRPRLAAWRRSGKADRYPRAPTQREWDAMSPEERARVVEALPGVYSGREMLEPEEELARLEQLTEELRQRADEEARRADEEARLRREAQREVEQLRAELERLRRGTPPWRGGGRLDVAGRGCDGARMNKPLVLLSSLLLLPACQTTHTVTLVGMTDYHSHAEPFYSEGEGDRGGVARALAYFRAAKARPDTLGVSGGDWVNKGVPVWSDEYGCVEWPWFNGLVDMMALGNHDLDYGAEAFARCRAAVDYPVLCANLVGADGVPHFQVEGRPYLVREVGGVRLGFFAVAGPDMQRLVKAERLPVGTRWTDATEAAREVVGALREREHVDAVVLIGHQLREDDEALARAVPGIDLILGSHSHAREELRVVPGTSTYTVSSYQYLAYLSEVRLRFQGRRLVGVEGGLVKLDGTRPEDAETAARVEALGRALRQKRPERFAEVGRLPRPLRDEGLTTGEAEVGTWATEVWRRAAGARAFFAMAAGFRAGLPAGEVTREEFEGAFPYRNELVTAEMTGEELADWVALSESKRGTDGYSQRSGVSYRVREGRVEDLRVLRDAADPGAGEEPVRPEGRYRVATTDFQAFAAGGYKEAFGRASEVRRTGLDAQTLLQEALREGPASGR; encoded by the coding sequence ATGCCATGGGAGCGGGAGGCGTCGGGGGAGGCGGGGCGCGGGTTGACGGTGGAGGGAGGGCGACCCAGGCTGGCGGCATGGCGGCGCTCCGGCAAGGCGGACAGATATCCCCGGGCACCCACGCAGCGGGAGTGGGACGCGATGAGTCCGGAGGAGCGGGCGCGGGTGGTGGAGGCGCTGCCTGGAGTCTACTCCGGGCGGGAGATGCTGGAGCCCGAGGAGGAACTCGCCCGTCTGGAGCAATTGACGGAGGAACTGCGGCAGCGCGCGGACGAAGAGGCACGGCGCGCGGACGAGGAGGCCCGGTTGCGCCGGGAAGCGCAGCGCGAGGTGGAGCAACTCCGAGCCGAGTTGGAGCGATTGCGGCGAGGGACTCCCCCCTGGCGTGGGGGAGGGCGGCTTGACGTGGCGGGGAGGGGGTGTGATGGGGCGCGCATGAACAAGCCCCTCGTTCTGCTCTCGAGTCTCCTGCTCCTGCCCGCCTGTCAGACGACGCACACGGTGACGCTGGTGGGGATGACGGACTACCACTCGCACGCGGAGCCCTTCTACTCGGAGGGTGAGGGGGACCGGGGTGGGGTGGCGCGGGCGCTCGCGTACTTCCGGGCGGCGAAGGCGAGGCCGGACACGCTGGGGGTGTCCGGGGGCGACTGGGTGAACAAGGGCGTGCCCGTGTGGAGTGACGAGTACGGGTGCGTGGAATGGCCGTGGTTCAACGGGCTGGTGGACATGATGGCCCTGGGCAACCACGACCTGGACTACGGGGCGGAGGCGTTCGCGCGCTGCCGGGCGGCGGTGGACTACCCGGTGTTGTGCGCGAACCTGGTGGGAGCGGACGGCGTGCCCCACTTCCAGGTGGAGGGGCGGCCCTACCTCGTGCGGGAGGTGGGGGGCGTGCGGCTGGGCTTCTTCGCGGTGGCGGGGCCGGACATGCAGCGGCTGGTGAAGGCGGAGCGGCTGCCGGTGGGGACGCGGTGGACGGACGCGACGGAGGCGGCGCGGGAGGTGGTGGGCGCCTTGCGCGAGCGCGAGCACGTGGACGCCGTGGTGCTCATCGGCCATCAACTGCGTGAGGACGACGAGGCGCTCGCGCGGGCGGTGCCGGGGATTGATCTCATCCTCGGCTCGCACTCGCATGCGCGGGAGGAGCTGCGGGTGGTGCCGGGGACGAGCACGTACACCGTGTCTTCCTACCAATACCTGGCGTACCTGTCCGAGGTGCGGCTGCGCTTCCAGGGCCGGAGGCTGGTGGGGGTGGAGGGGGGCCTGGTGAAGCTGGATGGGACGAGGCCGGAGGACGCGGAGACGGCGGCGCGGGTGGAGGCGCTGGGGCGCGCGTTGAGGCAGAAGCGGCCGGAGCGCTTCGCGGAGGTGGGTCGGCTGCCGAGGCCTCTGCGGGACGAGGGGCTCACGACGGGCGAGGCGGAGGTGGGCACCTGGGCGACGGAGGTGTGGCGGCGGGCGGCGGGGGCGCGGGCCTTCTTCGCGATGGCGGCGGGGTTTCGGGCGGGGCTGCCCGCGGGCGAGGTGACGCGGGAGGAGTTCGAGGGGGCGTTTCCCTACCGCAACGAGCTGGTGACGGCGGAGATGACGGGGGAGGAGCTGGCGGACTGGGTGGCGCTGAGCGAGTCGAAGCGGGGGACGGACGGCTATAGCCAGCGCAGTGGGGTGAGCTACCGGGTGCGCGAGGGGCGGGTGGAGGACTTGAGGGTGCTGCGGGACGCGGCGGACCCGGGGGCGGGCGAGGAGCCCGTGCGGCCCGAGGGGCGCTACCGGGTGGCGACGACGGATTTCCAGGCCTTCGCGGCGGGAGGGTACAAGGAGGCCTTCGGGCGGGCGAGCGAGGTGCGGCGCACGGGGCTGGATGCCCAGACGCTGCTCCAGGAAGCCTTGCGGGAGGGGCCCGCCTCCGGGCGCTGA
- a CDS encoding TIGR02265 family protein: MMTSACAVDVGPVRVDASEELAQRLALSIPGDTVRGSLFLGTLDAVRTWAGEAAMLRCVDAGGEPRFKEFFNYPLGAFIRVNAAAAWELAPGCGGWDAAQRLLGQRAATDLLASAAGKALLLLSRCETRRLVGNLPSAYRAAMNHGERSVSWEGFCRGRVTMRRDFMPCAFHEGLLRAVLESTKAREVEVVGSRVDVLDSEYVLSWQ, encoded by the coding sequence ATGATGACGAGTGCCTGTGCGGTGGATGTGGGCCCGGTGCGGGTGGATGCGTCCGAGGAGCTGGCGCAGCGCCTGGCGCTGTCGATTCCCGGGGACACCGTGCGCGGCTCGCTCTTCCTGGGGACGCTGGACGCGGTGCGCACGTGGGCGGGGGAGGCGGCGATGCTGCGCTGCGTGGATGCCGGGGGCGAGCCGCGCTTCAAGGAGTTCTTCAACTACCCGCTGGGGGCCTTCATCCGGGTGAACGCGGCGGCGGCGTGGGAGCTGGCGCCGGGGTGTGGGGGTTGGGACGCGGCCCAGCGGTTGTTGGGGCAGCGGGCGGCGACGGATCTGCTCGCGTCGGCGGCGGGCAAGGCGCTGCTGTTGCTGTCGCGGTGCGAGACGCGGCGGCTGGTGGGCAACCTGCCCTCGGCCTACCGGGCGGCGATGAATCACGGGGAGCGCTCGGTGTCGTGGGAGGGCTTCTGCCGGGGCCGCGTCACCATGCGGCGCGACTTCATGCCGTGCGCCTTCCACGAGGGCCTGCTGCGCGCCGTGCTGGAGTCCACCAAGGCGCGCGAGGTGGAGGTGGTGGGCTCGCGCGTGGACGTGTTGGACAGCGAGTACGTGCTCTCCTGGCAGTAG